AAGGTTCAACTTAGTTTTATAAACCCATTTAACACCAATTACTGGCTTTTTAATTGGTCTGTTAACCAATTCCCATGTTTCATTCTTTTCAATCATCTCCATTTCAACCTCCATTGCTTTCTTCCAAGCAGCATCCTTTGAGGCTTCTTCTTAATTCTCTGGTTCAATAATACTCATGTTTCATCTTGCATAAATCTTAGCAATATCTCTGAGTTTCACAGGAGTTTCACTCTGTGTGGCATTCTCTTCTTTAGATCTAAAAGAGCTTGGACTCCCAAACTGACTCTCTTGTGTAGATGAGTCTGAAAGTCCACTTTCCATCTCAGTGTCTCTTGCACCATCTTCACAGCTCATGGGAATTGAGATATGTTGAACATTCCGATTTTCCCAACCCCACAGAGAGTCTTCATCAAAGATTACACTCCTAGAAACAGTAATCTTGTTGGATTGCAAGTTGTAAACCATATAACCCTTCTCACAGTTACCATAACAAACAAAGATACATTTAGCTGCTAAGTCATCCAATCTTGACCTCAATTGGCTAGGTACATGACAGTAGCAAACAGATCCAACCCTGGATCCAATCTTGACCTCAATTCCAGGGTTTCTCCCACTAAATGATTCAAATGGAGTTGAATCATTTAATGCTCTAGTTGGACATCAGTTTTGAATGTATACAGCTGTGTTCACTGCCTCTCCCCAAAACTGATAAGGTAACTTCTTCTCATGCATCATTGCTTTACTCATTTCCActatagttttatttttgttctcaGCTACCCCATTTTGCTCAAGTGAGTAAGCTATAGTAAACTGCCTTTCCATTCCTATATCTtcacaaaatttcataaattcagCCGAGGTGTATTCCCCACCTTTGTCACTTCTAAGCCTCTTAATCTTATAGCCACTTTGTAGTTCCACCATGGCCTTGAATTTCTGGAAGATATTAAATACCTCATACTTGAATTTCATGAAGTATACCTAGCACATTTTGGTGCAATCATCAATAAAGGTTAATGGTAGTGGACTGCATTGGTCCACACACATCTGAGTGTATGAGTTCGAGTGGCATATTTGCTCTCCGAGCTTTTTCTATGCCAAAAGCCTTTCTATGTGATTTTTCCGCTGCGAAGCCTTGACACACCTTCTCTAAATCACTAATTTCTGGCAATCTATACACCAATTCTTTCTGTTGTAACAGTCTCAGGTTAGGAAGATTTAGATGACCATATCTTCTGTGCCAACATGTAGTCTCTTTAACTGTTGCCTTCATAGCCACTACATTCACATACTTGagggaaagaggaaaacacCTATTTCCTATCATTGGAACTTTAGCCACCAGGTGCTTGAGAGACTTGTCATCATATATCTCCACTATAGAATCACCAAAAGCAAGAAATATCCATGCTCGATCATCTGTCCAACACTCAGCAGATTCTCATCCAATCCTGGCACAAGCATGACTTCTTTTATGTGTCTTGGTCCAGATTTTGTATCAATTACCAAAGTGCCTTTACCAGTGACTTGAACTAGATCTCCAGTTCCCATCTTCACTTTTACAGTAACATTTGTATCTATATCAATGAGAAGAGATTCATGTGAGGTCATGTGGTTGCTACAAGCACTGTCCACATACCATATACTACTGTTTTTTAGCACAGAAGCAACATGACATGCATATAACATTGTCCCTTCTTTCTCCATGTGCTTTGCATAATGTGCTGCCTGAGGTGCCTTGCCACTGCAGTCATTTGCCAAGTGACCAAACCTTTCACACTTACAGCATTTAGGTTTGCCTTTGAACCAACAAACACCATAATGTAATTTATCACAGATTTTGCAGGGTCCTTTCGTTCCTTCATTCTAGTTCTCCTTTTTAGAAGAACTTCCAGATTTCCCTTcccatttctttttattttgtgactTCCAATTCTTCTTGGACTTGGAACTACCATATTGTGCAGCATTGGAATGCTCTTTAGAGTTCACACTTAGGCTGGAAAATGCCTTTTCTGTCAATTTCTCAGAGTGCCTTTGCAAACTTTGTTCATGGGATTTCAGAGAGCCTATAACCTTTTGAACTCCTATAGTTTCAGtgtcttttgtttcttcaatCACTTCAGCAATGGAATCATATTCCCTAGACAAACTAATCAAAAGTTTATGCACAATCCTTCGATCAGCAATCTCTTCATCATATGCTTTCATGTGATTTACTAACTCAAGCACCTTAGTTATATAATCAGATAAAGAATCATCCTCTTGCATACGAATGTATTCAAATTCCCTTCTAAGTGCTTGGAGTTTAACAGATCTTACCTTCTTATCTCCCCTGAACTCTTGCTGCAAAGTTTCCCATGCCTCTTTTGTTAACTCCTTCAATGCAATTCTTGGAAAAATATCGTCAGAAACTGCACTTTGTATCAGTCCCAAAGCCTTAGCATCCTTTGCAACATTCTCTTCCAATGCAAGTGTTTGAGCTGCAGTCAGaatttctccttcttccttcttcacAGGTTGATCATACCCATTTTCAACTATATCCCATAGCTTGTGAGATTTGAAGATCGTGCACATCTTTATTATCCAGAAATCATAGTTGCTTCCATTGAAGATGGGAGCACGAAGCTCACCCATTCCAGATCCAGCCATGTGAGACTAGATAGAGGTTTTATCAGCTAGATTGCTGCGATTTCACAATGCCCAGTCTTAGATCGTAACTTGAGCTCCATTCTTTAAAGGGCAAATCAATAGTTAAGCCATAGAAAACAAAGCATGATTTGCTAAACAGTGGGACACATGATAGAAAACTGCTGGACTAAATTGGCAAGCAGTTAAATGCAGTGCAGGGGAAGGTGTCCTCAGCCTCATCCGGGACTTGACTTGTAATAAAGGAACAATGGAGAAGAATGGAGCAAAGGACTTGACTTGGAATAAAGGAAGAGGTCGCGTGCGTGCCTCCCCTACATTTAAATGGTGCACCTGTGACAGGCTCGACTGTAGAAAGCAGTACGTTGAACCTTTTCGAAATTGGTTAGGAATGGGTGCCATAAAAATCATTTTTGAATTCCCAAAACTACTAATCTTTAGCAAAAATACAGACATGTATATtagaaatacaaaaaaaaaaaacaaaaaaacaaaaaaaaaatttgtattttttttatttgacaatGGTCCgatgaaaattaagaaatgaTGGTAGAATTCAATTTTGAACATATATCTGgcaatttaattttcaaatattcaattattTGCCTAGAGTTTGGTGACCAAAAGAATTGAATTTTTCATCATGGACAATACCCTCCACGCATCTGTCTTCACAAATGTGCAAGAATTTGCTATATACATGTCTCTATATATTCCATCAATCAGAAATGGATGGTCAATCCAGTCTCCACGACACATTTATTAGCAAGTTGTACATTTTTAGGCCAATTTCTTCTGCATGCTGTTATAAGCAATAAAAATCTTTTAAGCGTCATTACCCTATCAACAATTTTGGAATTGGGGCAGAGACGACTGTGCACCCCAATGGAACAAATAGTACACAGATCACACACCTTATTCGACTATGACCTCTGGCCAGAGGTCTAGAGGCACGCACATGATTAATAATGGTACGACAGGCAGAAGAAACCCTAGAAACCTTCTCCTCAAACCGCAACTTATTCCTTAAATCCCAAATTAGCCACACAGTAGTTCCGAACAAAAAAAGCCACAGACCCATAAGCTGAGGGCTAAAATGAGCAGATGGGCCGGAAGAAAGAATAACAGCTAAAGGCCCTAGAGTAAAGtgcagaccaaaaaaaaaataaacatagaaCCCCatatggaacaagtaaagggTGACTCAGAAAATaaagagtttttctatttaaatcctacacttctctttgttcattccaacttctaattcaaattttcataatttctaagaaaacccaactatcttcccaaactacccTCAGATTAAGTATTAATTTGCACACaccttagagcaactccacccctaagggcaaagtctaaggtaagggcaagcaagggctgtcACTAtttacatgaatagtggcagccttgcatttgtggttccacccatgagggctaagtctagggcaagtctagggcaaatactattcattgtactttatttcctatttttttaatactttaaaccattaattttgataatcttttgtaattaaattttcggataatatttttggttgtcacgtgtccattgttttaagaaaagattttcggatgagaatctcaattgccacgtgtcttattccagataaaattttcggatattcattaaaaaaaattataatctcagatttcatataacattttcaccctctaaaattgtaccacgtgtcccatgtcagataagattttcagatatttttaaaaaattataatctcatatttcagataagattttttttttctttctacaaatggaaagtagtagaaaaatgtgagtggaggataaaaaatattggaaggagaagagtttgtatggagaattggtgtgggaagtgaaaaatCTGAGTGAAGAGTaagaaatattggaaggagaatagTTTGTGTGGAGAATTGGtgaggaaagtgaataatgtgagtggagagtaaaaaatattggggatggagaagaattgtatgaagattttgtgtggaaagtaaataaaatggttaggtatttatagggaaaaaatacataattttttggtattttttaaaaaaaatttcagaatttttcagaatttttttgcaatttttttagcaAAAAAAACGAGGACCGTcggatttctggaaaaaaatcCATCGGAGCGTCCCTGGCGCGACACGTGGCTTGTTACAGTTGGTTGCTGTCAGGGATGACGTCAGCATGACGTCATCCAACTCGGACTGAAGCCCAGGCTGAAGTtgcccttgggcctgcccgggcTCGTGGGACCCAGCAGCTGCCCGGGCTCTCTTCCTCGCGCTGGAGCTGTGTTGGGTTCGCCTGGAGGCCCTTCTACCCGGGTTGGGTCTTGCGCTGCCAGTGCTCTTATACACCTTGCTTTAACCCTCGGATTGATCTAATAACTTATTAAGTCCCTATTTCGTCAGTTTTGTAGTTTGCCGAATTCAATTGCAAAAGAACCCACCTTTACAAACCCCACAATTTCtgggaaatttggaaaaaggaaTTAGAACTCACCTCCTATACCCCAAAGAACAATTCCTGAACCCAAAGGCAGGaccttgatttttttaatgttgcaAACAGCCATCTAATTGACTCTGACTTGGCCAAGCTCAATTCCTTGTCTAATGGTCTAATTGCTTTCAGAGTGAAACATATACTGCTACAGATTTAAGCAGGACTATGTTCTTTCTCTTGAGTTTTTCAATTGGGTTGCAGCTCAAAACCCCCATTAAGGGACATGGAAGCTCCATGCCCAGCAGATTGGGGTGTTTCCCAATTTCCCATTTTATCAATCTCCCAAAACTTAAATCAATTCACCAATCAAAACCCTCAAATCCCAATTTCTCATTGTTTAAGCAGCTGGACCATGACGATGTATTAGCTGGTGACAGTCCTCTGAATTTGAAGGACAAGGCGGTGGGGAGTAGGAGGGGTGGTGCGCGGTGGGATATTGAGCCATGCACTTGAACTTGTTTTCGGTGGGGTGTGTATAGATGTATTAGGGTTAAatattaagttggatgactttttttgtctttttacacaataataaaacttaaccgcttaatgatttaaatattaaaatgaacaaagagaagtgtagggtttaaataaaaaaactcaaaataaatGATTAATATTCTCTGAAGCCATCCTGCAAAATAAGCATATTGAAGCAAGGGCAATACCACGCTTTTGAAGAAGCCTGCCATGCATAACTTTCCCACTAAAAAAGATTTCCAGGGCTCAAAAAAAATCTGTTGTTTCGAGCTTGGTTAAATTAATTACCAAAAGATATGATATTGGGTTTACCTAATATTCCAAATGACCCACTCTACTGTGGTTTAGTCTTGTTTTAGTAATATAAATTGTTTCATATGGGGGAAGAGGATTGGTGGGTGCTAGCTATTACAGTTTGAAACTGAGAGGGACAGGCAAACAGGGTGCAGTTGTGAAGATAAATTGTCAAGCATTCTCCTGTATTGGGCTTGTTGACATTTCCAAGTTTCTGGTTTAGAGCTTCTTGTCAAAGATTGGGCACTCTAATTTCTACTGCTATGGAAAATGGAGATGACAAGACAATTCTTCTGCATAATTTAGAGCATTTTGAAATGTGTTGTTCCTTGTTTTGCATATACAATTTTTGCTTGTTGACTTCACTGAATCTGTGCTGATATGGAAAAGACAATATGTGTCTTTCTTTTGGGTAAACTGATGTAGTGTTTTGGCTATGTACATGGTTGACCACATTTTCTTGGATAACTCTCTTATTACAAAGatatttgaatccaatatGCAATGTTGAATGAATACCAGCCCCATTGAACCCATGGCAATAAACCTGCAGCAAATTCACATTTACATCATGATCAAAGATGAACTTCATGACTACTGTCTAGCTTCGGGGCAGTCTATAAATTACGATAAATCTTGTATGTAACCAGAATACCCCTGCTACCACTATGTCCAGCATCAGCTCTTTACTGGGACTTAAAGAAGTTTCAAATCCTGGAACCCACCTTGGTCTCCCAACAATATGGGGCAGATAAAAAAAATGGCTTTGGGCTTCATTAGAGAGAGAGTCGAGAAGAAAATTGAAGGGTGGAAAGCAAGTTGTCTTTCCTTAGCCGGCAATGAAGTGTTGATTAAGGCAGCTGCTATGGCAGTTCCAGCCCACCCGATGCATTGCTTCAAATTTCCTGCAGGGCTCTGTCAAGAAATAAATAGTGATTTAGCAAGGTTTTGGTGGGCTAATCAAGAGAATGATCATAAGATTCACTGGAGATCTTGGGACAAACTTGGCATGAGAAAGGAGAATGGTGGGCTTGGTTTTCGTGACCTCTTGTATTTTAATCTTGCCCTCCTTGGCAAGCAATGCTGGCGCCTTATCAATAACCCGGATTCTCTCTGGGCTCGTTTTCTAAAAGCTCGTTACTTTCCGGATAGTGACTTTTGGAATGCAGAGGTGGGACACCGAGCCTCATGGGCATGGGCAAGTCTCATAGAAGAGAGAGACACTGTGCTCAGACATGCAAGGAAGCAAATTTTTAATGGGGCTGAAACTAATATCTGGGTTGATCGCTGGCTTAAGCTTCCgcataatgatgttattgttCCCACTAGACCACTCTCTGCTAACACTCCAATTTTTCTAGAGGAGATCATGAATAAACTTGAGCGTTCTTGGGACTTAAGCAGAGTGAGCCTATTTTTAGACCAAGAGACTATAAGATGCATTCTTTCTCTGCCTATTGGCATTTCAAGCTTGCCGGATAGATGGATTTGGCCTTGGACTTCAAATGGGGAATACTCAGTCAAATCTGGGTATCATATCACTCATTGAATGGCAAATTCAAGAATTGTTGGTCCACCTCAGACATCTCATGTCGTGTCTACTCAGGTTTGGAAGGGCTTATGGAAACTAAAATCACTTccgaaaatcaaatttttctgCTGGAGGATATTATCCAATGCTATTGCTACAAAACTCAACCTctttaaaaggaaaatcagCCAATCTCCCATGTGCCCTGTCTGTGAAAATAACGAAGAATCTGTGGAACATCTATTTCTCCTTTGTCCATGGACAGCAGCTGTGTGGTTTGGCTCCCCACTAAACTACAGGGTCCATAACCAAAGTATCACTACCTTTGATAACTGGCTGAACAGTATGTTCCAACTCAACCTTACTTCCATTTTGGACAGGAATCGGTTAATGACCATCATTAGTTTCATTTTATGGGAAATCTGGAAAGCCCGTTGCAAGTTTGTGATTGAAGGAAGGCAACTTCATCCCATTCATGTGCTTCATCAGGCTATGAGAGCTGCAAATGAGTTTATTGAAGCTAATGTTTCCCAGTCCACCCACTCTGATTATGTTACTCTTATCAGTACGAGAGCCTGGACTCCCCCAAGTGATGGTTTTGTGAAGGTCAACACGGATGCAGCCTGGATTAAGGAAAGTAATCGCTCTGCAGTGGGAGTGGTAATTCGAGATTCAGCAGGGAATGTCCGTGGTGGTTTGGCGGATAACTGATGGGGATCGGGATCCGGACACAGGTCACAAACCACATACACGAGCATCGAAATCTAGGGCTCGtgcaaactcacatatatcgtagcaaatccatgccacaaataaactattttattaatcatcaaCCTATCTATTCTACAACTATtacattagccttatttataggctttacaagacttgagcaccaaggctacttggtccaaaagtaaactaattaattataaaatcacacataaataataaaagatatcataaaactacctaaataagaaaataacaatatatcatgaaataactaattaaatagtAAATATCTATCTTGATCCACCCCTATGCTCCTGCATCAGACTCCCATAGTTGGAAAGAATTCGTCCTCGAATTCAAGCCTTTGATTAAGGAAAATCCGAGTAGAATCTTCAATTGCTGCATATTAATTTTGGATCTTTTAGCATCCAATTGAAACCTTcctttccaaataaaaagatatttggAATATTTCGTTATTCTTGACTTCTTACTCCCTCTAGCAATGCAAATGTTTCTCTCTAGAATCTTCAACCGATTGACAAAATCAACCAGATTTTTGGCAACCttccaagtgaaaatattaatgcccataaa
Above is a window of Prunus persica cultivar Lovell chromosome G2, Prunus_persica_NCBIv2, whole genome shotgun sequence DNA encoding:
- the LOC109947236 gene encoding uncharacterized protein LOC109947236, whose product is MAGSGMGELRAPIFNGSNYDFWIIKMCTIFKSHKLWDIVENGYDQPVKKEEGEILTAAQTLALEENVAKDAKALGLIQSAVSDDIFPRIALKELTKEAWETLQQEFRGDKKVRSVKLQALRREFEYIRMQEDDSLSDYITKVLELVNHMKAYDEEIADRRIVHKLLISLSREYDSIAEVIEETKDTETIGVQKVIGSLKSHEQSLQRHSEKLTEKAFSSLSVNSKEHSNAAQYGSSKSKKNWKSQNKKKWEGKSGSKPKCCKCERFGHLANDCSGKAPQAAHYAKHMEKEGTMLYACHVASVLKNSSIWYVDSACSNHMTSHESLLIDIDTNVTVKVKMGTGDLVQVTDDRAWIFLAFGDSIVEIYDDKSLKHLVAKVPMIGNRCFPLSLKYVNVVAMKATVKETTCWHRRYGHLNLPNLRLLQQKELVYRLPEISDLEKVYFMKFKYEVFNIFQKFKAMVELQSGYKIKRLRSDKGGEYTSAEFMKFCEDIGMERQFTIAYSLEQNGVAENKNKTIVEMSKAMMHEKKLPYQFWGEAVNTAGYMVYNLQSNKITVSRSVIFDEDSLWGWENRNVQHISIPMSCEDGARDTEMESGLSDSSTQESQFGSPSSFRSKEENATQSETPVKLRDIAKIYAR